The Anaerolineales bacterium nucleotide sequence TGAGCCTGGAGGGCTTCGAGGACTTCGTGTACCGCGCCTGCCATGTCGATGGAGGCGAGGGCGATCCGGTGGGGTACTGGAAGAAGGTGCAGGCCAATCAGGATTCGATTGCAGCCGGACTCAACGGACATGACCAGGTGATCGTGCGCGGCGAGAATGTAGACCTGGCGTTGTCGGTCAAGGATCGACGATTCATTAACGCCGCCGGCGAGCACAACATGCCCGATGGGGAGGTGTTCACCGGACCGGTAGAGAACTCGGTAAACGGTTGGATCCGCTTTGCCTTCCCGGCGGTGTACCAGGGAAACGAAGTCGAAGGCGTCGAGCTCCGCTTCGAGGCCGGGCGGGTCGTGGAGGCCAAGGCGGCGAAGAACCAATCCTTTCTGCTGCGGATGCTGGATACCGACCCCGGGGCGCGCTATTTGGGGGAGTTCGCCTTCGGCCTGAACTTCGGGATCGACCGGCACATCAAGAACATCCTGTTTGACGAGAAAATCGGGGGCACGATGCACCTGGCCCTGGGCGCCGGCTACCCGGATACAGGCAACAATAACCAGAGCGCCATCCACTGGGATCTGATCTGCGACATGCGCACCGGGTCGGAGGTAACCGTCGACGGGCAGGTCGTCTACCGCGATGGCCGATTCGTCATGTAAGACCCTGCGCCGGGCCGGGAACAGCCCGAGCTCGGGTCTGGCGGACACCCGAGATCTATTCCCCGCCGCCCCGGAAGGGGTTGGGCTCACGACCTGAGTCCAGGTTCGATTGCCGGATCTCGGCGCAGTATGGGAGAGGCTTCTGTGACCCGAACCCTCGTTCTCCTGGCTTGTCTGACCGTGGTCGTGGCTGGGTGTTCTTCCCAGCCGGCGCCGACGGCGACGACACCGCCGACCGTGGCCCGTCCCAGCCACACGCCTCCCCCCACGGCCACGGCCGTGGTCACCCCCACGGTGGAGGCCCAGACGCCACAGGGCGAACCGCTGCCGTCCGAGCGCGGCAAGCTGTTCTCCGGCTCCGGCGCCTGCGCCGGGTGCCACACCGGCATGGTGGACGAGGGTGGGAACGATGTCTCGATCGATCGGCTGTGGCGTTCGACCTTGATGGCCAACGCCGCCCGCGATCCGTATTGGCAGGCGTCCGTTCGGGCGGAGGTATCCCTGCGGCCTGAGATCCGGCCGGAGATCGAGAGCAGCTGTTCGCGCTGCCACATGCCGATGGGGCATGTCACGGCACAGACCGAGGGGGAAGACCCGGCAGTGCTGGACGAGGGATTCCTGCGGGAGGACCACCCGCTGCACACCTTGGCGATGGATGGCGTGTCCTGCGCCCTGTGCCATCAGATTCGCGAGGATGGCCTCGGGCTGCCGGACAGCTACAACGGCGGCTTCGTGATTGATACGGAGACCCCGGCGGGTGGCCGCCTGAACTTCGGCCCGTTCACCATCGATGAGGCCCAGAGCGCCTTGATGCAGGGCGCCTCGGGCTACCTTCCGGTGCAGGGCCTGCACCTGTCTCGATCTGAGATGTGCGCCACCTGCCACACACTGTACACGCCGATTCTGGATGCTCAGGGTGAGGTCGTGGGCGAATTCCCCGAGCAGGTCCCGTATCTGGAGTGGTTCTACAGCTCGTACCGCAACAGCGCTGCCTGTCAAGACTGCCACATGCCGGAGGCGGAGGGCGGGGTGCGGATCTCCGCCACCAGCACCAACCTGCGCAGCCCAGTGTCAAGGCACGACATTGTCGGGGGCAATGTGTACCTGCTGGAGATGCTTAAGACCTTCGGCGTCGAGATCGGCGTGACCGCTTCCAGCGAGCAGTTCGATGACACCATCCAGGCCACGTTGGCCCTGCTGCAGCAGCAGACGGCGACGGTTGCCCTGGAAGAGATCAAGCTCGTCGGGGACTACCTGTCGGCGGAAGTGGTGATCGAGAACAATGCCGGTCACAAGTTCCCGACCAGCTTCCCCTCGCGGCGGGCGTGGCTGCACATCTCGGTCGAGGATGCCGGCGGAAAAGTGCTCTTCGAGTCGGGAGGGGTAAACCCCGATGGCTCGATCACCGGCAACGACAACGATCTGGATCCGGGCGCCTTCGAGCAGCACTACCAGGCGATTGTGCAGCCGGAGCAGGTGCAGATCTACGAGGCCATCCTCAAGGACACCGAAGAGGACGTCACGACGTCGGTCCTCAGCGCCGCTGGATTCTTCAAGGACAATCGCCTGCTGCCCTGGGGATTCGAGAAGTCCGCGCCCTACGAGGACATCATGGTGCGCGGGGAGGCGAGGGAGGACGGGGACTTCGACGAGGGCGGCGATCGGGTCGGCCTGGCGTTGCGGCTGCCCTCGGCCCAGGCACCGCTGACGCTACAGGTGGAGTTGTTGTATCAGCCGATCGGCTACCGTTGGGCCGAGAACTTGCGGACGATCGATGGGCCGGAGGTTGAGCGCTTCCTGGAGTACTACGATTCGCTCCCGAACACGCCGGTGGTGATCGCCAACGCCAGCCAGGTGATCGAGCGCTGAGGACTCGCGACCGGAGGCGGTCTCGGCCCAGGACCCTTGCCCTGGGTGCCCGCCTGGGCGGGCGAACCATGCCCACGGCCGGGGAGCGCAAGGATACGACCTGTCTTCCCCAACACAACTTGGCCCAACTCGAGCCTGTCTACCGCCTTCATTCATACATAACTGACAACACGCAGTCGTTGCTCAATGGCCTCGGCGTCGGCCAGGATGACCCAGACAGACTCGCGGCCCAGACCCGGGACCTGGCAATACGGAGTGGATTCGTGGCCATTGGGTGACACATGCCACTCCCTGGGGGAGATGGGGGAAAGTATGCTGGGGAGCGTCGGGAGGCCATGCACGAGCTGTCCGTCACCCAAAGCCTGCTCGAGATTGCCCTGCGCCACGCTCGGGAAGCCGGTGCGCAGCGGGTCACTGACCTTTACCTGGTGATCGGGGACTGGTCGTCGATCGTCGACGATTCGGTCCAGTTCTACTGGGACCTGGTGGCCCAGGGGACGGAGGCCGAAGGCGCCCGGCTGCATTTTGAGCGCATCCCGGCCCGGGCCATTTGCACCGACTGCCAGCGGGAATTTGCACCGGGCGGGGGAAGCCTGCTCTGTCCGGGCTGCGGTGGCAGCCGCCTGCGGCTACTGGCCGGGGACCAGTTGCATCTGGAATCGATCGGCATCGAGCCCGTTCCCCAGGCCAGGGCGCACGCGGAGAGCGAATGACCGAACGAGTGAACGTCGGTGAAGCGATCCTCGGCGCCAACGACAGGCTAGCTGCCGACAATCGCCGGATGCTCGATCAAGCCGGCGTGTTCTCGCTCAACCTGATGGCTTCGCCCGGCGCCGGCAAGACGTCGTTGATCGAGCGTACACTGGCAGCGTTGGCTCGAAGCGTGCGGGTCGGGGTAATCGATGGCGACATCGCCACCAGCCTGGACGCCGATCGCGCCGCCGCCGCCGGCGCCGAGGCCATCCAGGTCAACACCGGGGGCGAGTGCCATCTGGATGCCGTGATGATCCAGCCGGCGCTGCAGCGCCTGAGCCTGGACAGCCTGGACCTGCTGATCGTCGAAAACGTCGGCAACCTGGTATGCCCGGCGAGCTTCGCCCTGGGCACACATAAGAACGTTCTGATCGCCTCGGTACCCGAGGGCGCCGACAAGCCACATAAGTATCCGGGGATGTATCGGGGCATCCAGGCCCTGGTGTTGAACAAGATCGACCTGCTGCCCTATGTCGAATTCGACCAGGCCTTCTTCCAGCAAGGCGTGGAAGCGCTCAACCCGGGAGTGGTCACCTTTCCTCTTTCCTGCCGCACCGGCGAAGGCCTGACCGCCTGGCTGGCCTGGATCGAGGCCGAGGTGCGTCAGTTTCGCCAGGCGCATCCCCGAAAGGGGGCGCTGCAGCAGCCATGAAGACCGGCAGAACGCGGGCTCCGACGGAGCAAGAGGGGTTGCGGATTCATGTTACCGGAGTCGTGCAGGGGGTCGGCTTCCGGCCGTTTGTGTACTCCCTGGCGCAGCGCCTGGCGCTGACCGGCTGGGTGCGCAACACGGCCGGGGGCGTCGAGATCGAGGCCGACGGTCAGCCGCCGGCGTTGCAGGCGTTCGTCGAGGGCCTGCGCCGGGAAGCACCGCCGCTGGCGCGCATCGACAAAATCGACGTCGAGAGCCGGGCGACCGACGGGTTCGAGGCTTTCTCGATCCTGGCCTCTCAGCCCGACCCGAAGGCCTTCCAGCCGATCGCCCCCGATGTCGGGATCTGCAATGACTGCCTGCGCGAGCTGCGCGACCCGTCCGACCGCCGCTACCGCTACCCATTCATCAACTGCACGAACTGTGGTCCACGCTTCACGATTATCCTGGGCATTCCGTACGACCGTCCTAACACGACCATGAGGCATTTCGATCTTTGCCCGGAATGCGACGCCGAGTACGCCGATCCGGCCGACCGTCGCTTCCACGCCCAGCCCGTCGCCTGTCCGACGTGCGGCCCCCACGTGTGGCTCGAGGCGCAGGGGGCGCCATCGTTCGAAGGCGAGGCCGCGCTGCAAGCGGCGCGGCGCCTGCTGGCCGAGGGCAAGATCTTAGCGGTCAAGGGACTGGGTGGGTTTCACCTGGCGGTGGATGCGCTCGATCCCAGGGCGGTCGAACGCCTGCGCCAGCGCAAGCTTCGGGTTGACAAGGCGTTTGCGGTGATGCTGCCGGACCTAGAGGCCATCGAGCGTCACTGCTTGCTCGGGGAGGCTGAGCGGGCGCTGCTCTGCGGCTGGGAGCGGCCGATCGTGATCTGCCGGCGGAGACCGGACTCGACAATCGCTGCCTCGCTGGCACCGGGCCAGGCAACCCTCGGCGTGATGCTGCCCTACACGCCGCTGCATCATCTGCTGATCGAGCCGGCCTCGGGCTTCCCGGAGGCGCTGGTCATGACCAGCGGCAACCTGAGCGAGGAACCGATCGCAACCGACAATGACCAGGCCCGCCAGACCCTGGCACCTCTGGCCGATGCCTTCTTGATGCACGACCGGCCGATCCACGTCCGCTGCGACGACTCGGTGCTGCGCTCATTCGACGGGCAGGTGTACCCCCTGCGCCGCTCGCGCGGGTTCGCACCCTATCCCATCCAGCTGCCCTGGGAGGCGCCGTCCATCCTGGGCGCAGGGCCCGAGCTGAAGAACACCTTCTGCCTGAACCGAAAGTCGTATGCCTTCCTCAGCCATCACATCGGCGACCTGGAGAACTACGAAACCCTTGAGTCGTATCGCGACGGCATCGCCCACCTTGAGCGCCTGTTCCGGGTCAAGCCCCAGGCGATCGCCTACGATCTGCACCCGGACTACCTGGCGACGCGCTACGCCCATGAGCGGGCGGAGAGCGAGGGGCTCCCTCTGATCGGCGTGCAGCATCATCACGCCCACATCGCCGCCGGCATGGCTGAACATGGCCTGCCCATCGGGGCGCAAGTGATCGGCGTGGCGCTGGATGGCACCGGCTTCGGCGAGGACGGCACGATCTGGGGCGGCGAGGTCCTGCTCGCCGGCTACGCCGGCTACGAGCGCTTGTTCCACCTGCGGCCGGTGCCGATGCCCGGCAGCGAGGCCGCCGTACGCCAGCCGTGGCGCATGGCGCTGTCGTGGCTGCAGGCAGCCGGGATCCCCTGGGACCGCGATCTTCCGAGCGTTGAGGCGGCTGGGGAGCAAGGCCTGGCCGCCGTGAGGACCATGCTGGATCCTCAATCGCCCCTGGCGGCGATGCAGCCGCGCACCTCCAGTATGGGCCGGCTGTTCGACGCCGCGGCAGCGCTCGCCGGAATCCGCCAGCAGGTGAACTATGAGGCCCAGGCGGCGATTGAATTCGAGGCGGTGCTCGATCCGGCTGAGCCTGGGTACTACTCGCTGCAGGTCAGCGGCAGCCTGATCGATCCAGCCCCGGCGCTCCAGCGCCTGGTGGCAGACCGACGGGCGGGCGTTCCAGCTTCGATCGTCTCGGCTCGCTTCCATCGAGGAGTGGCGTTGGGCATGGTCGAGGTCTGCGAGCGAGCCCGCTCGGCTACGGCGGTCGCGACCGTCGTGCTCAGCGGCGGGGTGTGGCAGAATGTGGCC carries:
- the hypA gene encoding hydrogenase maturation nickel metallochaperone HypA; the encoded protein is MHELSVTQSLLEIALRHAREAGAQRVTDLYLVIGDWSSIVDDSVQFYWDLVAQGTEAEGARLHFERIPARAICTDCQREFAPGGGSLLCPGCGGSRLRLLAGDQLHLESIGIEPVPQARAHAESE
- the hypB gene encoding hydrogenase nickel incorporation protein HypB produces the protein MTERVNVGEAILGANDRLAADNRRMLDQAGVFSLNLMASPGAGKTSLIERTLAALARSVRVGVIDGDIATSLDADRAAAAGAEAIQVNTGGECHLDAVMIQPALQRLSLDSLDLLIVENVGNLVCPASFALGTHKNVLIASVPEGADKPHKYPGMYRGIQALVLNKIDLLPYVEFDQAFFQQGVEALNPGVVTFPLSCRTGEGLTAWLAWIEAEVRQFRQAHPRKGALQQP
- the hypF gene encoding carbamoyltransferase HypF, coding for MKTGRTRAPTEQEGLRIHVTGVVQGVGFRPFVYSLAQRLALTGWVRNTAGGVEIEADGQPPALQAFVEGLRREAPPLARIDKIDVESRATDGFEAFSILASQPDPKAFQPIAPDVGICNDCLRELRDPSDRRYRYPFINCTNCGPRFTIILGIPYDRPNTTMRHFDLCPECDAEYADPADRRFHAQPVACPTCGPHVWLEAQGAPSFEGEAALQAARRLLAEGKILAVKGLGGFHLAVDALDPRAVERLRQRKLRVDKAFAVMLPDLEAIERHCLLGEAERALLCGWERPIVICRRRPDSTIAASLAPGQATLGVMLPYTPLHHLLIEPASGFPEALVMTSGNLSEEPIATDNDQARQTLAPLADAFLMHDRPIHVRCDDSVLRSFDGQVYPLRRSRGFAPYPIQLPWEAPSILGAGPELKNTFCLNRKSYAFLSHHIGDLENYETLESYRDGIAHLERLFRVKPQAIAYDLHPDYLATRYAHERAESEGLPLIGVQHHHAHIAAGMAEHGLPIGAQVIGVALDGTGFGEDGTIWGGEVLLAGYAGYERLFHLRPVPMPGSEAAVRQPWRMALSWLQAAGIPWDRDLPSVEAAGEQGLAAVRTMLDPQSPLAAMQPRTSSMGRLFDAAAALAGIRQQVNYEAQAAIEFEAVLDPAEPGYYSLQVSGSLIDPAPALQRLVADRRAGVPASIVSARFHRGVALGMVEVCERARSATAVATVVLSGGVWQNVALLELTVPALRARGFSVLVHRKVPANDGGVSLGQVAVAAARLSQGGRD
- a CDS encoding aminopeptidase translates to MLDPRTAQLARLIIEYSTRIREGDRVLLYGETPAEPFFRSLFVEVLRAGGHPHLLVNFSGMVTGTGFDEDFLALASEKQLDHPATFYEQAYENFDSRVRIYSQSNTKALTGADGAKLSRRRKAMAGILRTQMRRGAAGELRWMTTLFPTQAYAQDAEMSLEGFEDFVYRACHVDGGEGDPVGYWKKVQANQDSIAAGLNGHDQVIVRGENVDLALSVKDRRFINAAGEHNMPDGEVFTGPVENSVNGWIRFAFPAVYQGNEVEGVELRFEAGRVVEAKAAKNQSFLLRMLDTDPGARYLGEFAFGLNFGIDRHIKNILFDEKIGGTMHLALGAGYPDTGNNNQSAIHWDLICDMRTGSEVTVDGQVVYRDGRFVM